A window of Cryptomeria japonica chromosome 3, Sugi_1.0, whole genome shotgun sequence contains these coding sequences:
- the LOC131059770 gene encoding uncharacterized protein LOC131059770: MGKSMVMTVFILVVSLSLFNFHVSSAKRTILIGERRMLPSCTDCRRYTSDPTCCHLPHHPNLSPLMEEHFSPDEKSVEEHFSQDEESVEHFSTEDEKSFEPDEKSVDARISKACVECMSYTHNPYCCYRPPHSLSMEHLSADEKSA, from the coding sequence ATGGGGAAATCAATGGTTATGACTGTTTTTATACTTGTTGTGTCGCTCAGTTTATTTAATTTCCATGTCTCCTCCGCTAAGCGTACCATTCTGATTGGAGAACGTCGAATGTTACCTAGTTGTACAGACTGCAGAAGATATACTTCTGATCCTACTTGCTGCCATTTACCACATCATCCTAATTTGTCACCACTCATGGAGGAGCACTTCTCACCAGATGAGAAATCAGTGGAGGAGCATTTCTCACAGGATGAAGAATCAGTGGAGCATTTCTCAACAGAAGATGAAAAATCATTCGAGCCAGATGAAAAATCAGTGGACGCTCGTATTTCAAAAGCTTGTGTAGAGTGCATGAGCTATACTCACAATCCTTATTGCTGCTATAGACCACCACATTCCTTATCGATGGAGCATTTGTCTGCAGATGAAAAATCCGCTTAA